GGCTAGGTAGTAGTGCATTCGGCTGCGGCATTTGAGCTCCGCCGGCCAGCAGTTGGTCGGGGTCTGCCGGACGTCGACGATCACCCCCGCGACGCCCGTGGCGAACTGCTCGACCCAACTCGCGAACGGCAGCGGGAATCCGTGGACGCACACCACCGGGCGCCGAGCGTCGTAGGAGTTGCCCGGGGTGACGAACGCGACGATCGCCCAATCGTCGCCAGGGGCGATCAGCCGGGCGTTGCGGCTCGTGAACTCATGGATGAGCGACTCGACCTCGTCGGCGATTCGCTCCGGCTCCCAACCGACGATCTCCAGCGAGCGTCGCAATCGGCGGACATGCTCGGCGACGCGGAACGGCTCGCCGCCGAACGTGCGCAGCCGCTCGACGATCGTCACTCCCAATTGAAATCCCAGATCGTCCAGCGGGATCGACAATTCGCGGGCCGACAGCCAGCGCCCGTTCAGATAACATTGCGGCGAGCTCATGTCGCCCATTATCACGCGAGGCCCGCAAAAGGGGAGGGTCGATTCTGGCGGGCTCAATTCATCGCCAAGTCCTGCATTTCAAGTCATTAAGGTCTTCAAGACTTGAAACGAGTCGCCGCAGATGAACGCAGGTCAGCGCGGACGAGAACCAACGGTTCCTCGGCCGCGTTGAGCTGCGTCTTCCGGCTGCGCGCCCTTGCGCAAGCGATTCCGGGACTGAGCCGACGCCATCGCCGAGCGGGG
The window above is part of the Pirellulales bacterium genome. Proteins encoded here:
- a CDS encoding aminotransferase class IV, which codes for MSSPQCYLNGRWLSARELSIPLDDLGFQLGVTIVERLRTFGGEPFRVAEHVRRLRRSLEIVGWEPERIADEVESLIHEFTSRNARLIAPGDDWAIVAFVTPGNSYDARRPVVCVHGFPLPFASWVEQFATGVAGVIVDVRQTPTNCWPAELKCRSRMHYYLADREAARRQPEARAVLLDQHGFVSEATTANVVAWYADRGLVTPRLDGVLPGISQQVLFELADELGIARSEADLTPDEFAAADEAYFTSTSICMLPLVSLAGRPLGAGCPGPTFAKLLAAWSQRVGVDIAEQARRFAAR